In Actinomadura luzonensis, a single window of DNA contains:
- a CDS encoding coenzyme F420-0:L-glutamate ligase, translating into MSDSPQPATLEVIPVEGIGEVRAGDDVAALLSGAGLRDGDIVVVTSKIVSKAEGRVRRAPDRRQAIEDETERVVARRGDTVIAQTRHGFVMAAAGVDASNTDPGTVLLLPEDPDASARRIRAGLGVRAGVIVSDTFGRPWRNGLTDVAIGAAGVRPLDDFRGRSDAYGNELNVTVTALADEIAAAAELVKGKLAGVPVAIVRGLAHLVTDEDGPGAAPLVRPADEDLFRHGSRDVVFARRTIREFADRPVDPQAVRRAVAAGIAAPAPHHTTPWRFVLVESPETRVKLLDAMREAWIEDLRGDGFGEQSIAKRVRRGDVLRNAPYLVVPCLVMEGSHTYRDDRRNAAEREMFVVATGAGVENFLIQLAVEGLGSAWVSSTMFCRPVVRAVLDLPPAWDPMGCVAVGHPAAPPRDRAPRDPADFVLTR; encoded by the coding sequence ATGAGCGATTCCCCGCAGCCCGCCACCCTTGAGGTGATCCCCGTCGAGGGCATCGGCGAGGTGCGGGCCGGCGACGACGTCGCGGCCCTGCTGTCCGGCGCCGGCCTGCGCGACGGCGACATCGTCGTCGTCACCTCCAAGATCGTGAGCAAGGCCGAGGGCCGCGTCCGCCGCGCGCCCGACCGCCGCCAGGCCATCGAGGACGAGACCGAGCGGGTGGTCGCCCGGCGCGGCGACACCGTGATCGCCCAGACCCGGCACGGCTTCGTCATGGCCGCCGCCGGGGTCGACGCCTCCAACACCGATCCCGGCACCGTCCTGCTCCTGCCGGAGGACCCGGACGCCTCGGCCCGGCGCATCCGGGCGGGGCTCGGCGTGCGGGCGGGCGTGATCGTCTCCGACACCTTCGGGCGGCCGTGGCGCAACGGGCTGACCGACGTGGCGATCGGCGCGGCCGGGGTGCGGCCGCTCGACGACTTCCGTGGCCGCTCCGACGCCTACGGCAACGAGCTGAACGTCACCGTGACGGCGCTCGCCGACGAGATCGCGGCGGCGGCCGAGCTGGTCAAGGGCAAGCTCGCGGGCGTGCCGGTGGCGATCGTGCGCGGCCTGGCCCACCTGGTCACCGACGAGGACGGCCCGGGTGCCGCGCCGCTGGTCCGCCCGGCCGACGAGGACCTGTTCCGGCACGGGTCGCGCGACGTCGTCTTCGCCCGGCGGACGATCAGGGAGTTCGCCGACCGGCCGGTCGACCCGCAGGCCGTGCGCCGGGCGGTGGCGGCGGGCATCGCCGCGCCCGCGCCGCACCACACCACGCCCTGGCGGTTCGTGCTGGTCGAGTCGCCCGAGACGCGCGTCAAGCTGCTCGACGCCATGCGCGAGGCCTGGATCGAGGACCTGCGGGGCGACGGGTTCGGCGAGCAGTCGATCGCCAAGCGGGTGCGGCGCGGCGACGTGCTGCGCAACGCGCCCTACCTGGTCGTGCCGTGCCTGGTGATGGAGGGCTCCCACACCTACCGCGACGACCGGCGCAACGCCGCCGAGCGCGAGATGTTCGTGGTGGCGACCGGGGCCGGGGTGGAGAACTTCCTCATCCAGCTCGCCGTCGAGGGCCTGGGGTCGGCGTGGGTGTCGTCCACGATGTTCTGCCGCCCGGTGGTGCGCGCGGTGCTCGACCTGCCGCCGGCGTGGGACCCGATGGGCTGCGTGGCGGTCGGGCACCCGGCCGCGCCGCCGCGCGACCGGGCCCCGCGCGACCCTGCCGACTTCGTCCTGACGCGCTGA
- a CDS encoding DNA-3-methyladenine glycosylase family protein — MERRWAPQGPLDVGLALQPHRRGSGDPAWRRTPDGAVWRTSRTPAGPCTLRVRVAGGEVHGQAWGPGADWALDTLPALLGAEDDPSGFTVRHEVLADVVRRHPGLRIGRTGRVMEALVPAVLEQKVVGREAWRAWRWLLARYGEPAPGPAPEGMRVIPEPAVWRQIPIWHWHRSGAEAVRARTIATAAWHADKLEAARTTEELDRLLRALPGVGVWTSAEVRQRALGDPDAVSVGDFHLAKLVGYALTGEKTDDPGMLRLLEPYQGHRHRATVLVWLSGLRPPARGPRMPVRDYRAF; from the coding sequence ATGGAGCGCAGGTGGGCGCCGCAGGGGCCGCTCGACGTCGGTCTGGCGTTGCAGCCGCATCGGCGCGGCAGCGGCGACCCCGCCTGGCGCCGCACCCCCGACGGGGCGGTGTGGCGCACCTCCAGAACGCCCGCCGGCCCCTGCACGCTGCGCGTCCGCGTCGCCGGCGGCGAGGTGCACGGCCAGGCGTGGGGTCCCGGCGCGGACTGGGCGCTCGACACCCTGCCCGCGCTGCTCGGGGCCGAGGACGACCCGTCCGGGTTCACCGTGCGGCACGAGGTGCTGGCCGACGTCGTCCGGCGGCATCCCGGGCTGCGCATCGGCCGCACCGGCCGGGTCATGGAGGCCCTGGTGCCGGCCGTGCTGGAGCAGAAGGTGGTGGGCCGGGAGGCGTGGCGGGCCTGGCGGTGGCTGCTCGCGCGCTACGGCGAGCCCGCCCCCGGCCCGGCTCCCGAGGGCATGCGGGTGATCCCCGAGCCGGCGGTGTGGCGGCAGATCCCGATCTGGCACTGGCACCGCTCCGGAGCCGAGGCGGTGCGCGCCCGGACGATCGCCACCGCCGCCTGGCACGCCGACAAGCTGGAGGCCGCCCGCACCACGGAGGAGCTCGACCGGCTGCTGCGCGCGCTGCCCGGCGTCGGGGTGTGGACCTCCGCCGAGGTGCGGCAGCGGGCGCTCGGCGACCCCGACGCGGTCAGCGTGGGGGACTTCCACCTGGCCAAGCTGGTCGGCTACGCGCTGACGGGGGAGAAGACCGACGATCCGGGCATGTTGCGGCTGCTGGAGCCGTACCAGGGGCATCGGCACCGGGCGACGGTGCTGGTGTGGTTGTCGGGGCTGCGGCCGCCGGCGCGCGGGCCCCGGATGCCGGTTCGCGACTATCGGGCGTTTTGA
- a CDS encoding glycosyltransferase family 4 protein, which produces MLVDAAAVPADRGALTRYVDGLVAALHRAGADVAVACQRADAERYRRLAPTATVIPGPVSITNRAARLAWEQSGLPLLARQAGVDVIHAPYYSIPLGSGVPTVVTVHDATWFTEPDQHSPRASFFRSATRTAVRHAKRVIVPSKATRDELVRVLSADPTSIDVAYHGVDLSLFHPPSEDEIRRAALRLGLHGQPYVAFLGNLDPRKNVPNLIRGFASAVQTLDKPPALVIGGGVHEHDVDAACREVEATVKVIRPGYLHGPDLPGFLGGALVVAFPSRGEGFGLPVLEAMACGAPVLTTHRSSLPEVGGDAVAYTEPDADSIATALGQLLASAERRKQLQEAGLARAREFTWDASAEAHLSSYQRAIE; this is translated from the coding sequence GTGCTCGTCGATGCGGCGGCCGTCCCCGCGGACCGCGGCGCGTTGACCCGATACGTGGACGGGCTGGTCGCGGCCCTCCACCGGGCGGGCGCCGACGTCGCCGTCGCCTGCCAGCGCGCCGACGCGGAGCGCTACCGGCGCCTCGCGCCCACCGCGACCGTCATCCCAGGGCCCGTCTCGATCACCAACAGGGCGGCCCGGCTCGCCTGGGAGCAGAGCGGCCTGCCGCTGCTGGCCCGGCAGGCCGGGGTGGACGTCATCCACGCCCCCTACTACTCCATCCCGCTCGGCTCCGGTGTGCCGACCGTCGTGACGGTGCACGACGCCACCTGGTTCACCGAGCCCGACCAGCACAGCCCGCGGGCGTCGTTCTTCCGCTCGGCCACCCGCACCGCCGTGCGGCACGCCAAGCGCGTGATCGTGCCGTCCAAGGCGACCAGGGACGAGCTGGTCCGGGTGCTGTCCGCCGACCCCACCAGCATCGACGTCGCCTACCACGGCGTCGACCTCTCGCTGTTCCACCCGCCGAGCGAGGACGAGATCCGGCGGGCCGCGCTGCGGCTCGGGCTGCACGGCCAGCCGTACGTCGCCTTCCTCGGCAACCTCGACCCCCGCAAGAACGTGCCCAACCTGATCCGCGGCTTCGCCTCGGCGGTGCAGACGCTGGACAAACCGCCCGCGCTGGTGATCGGCGGCGGCGTGCACGAGCACGACGTCGACGCGGCCTGCCGCGAGGTGGAGGCCACCGTCAAGGTCATCAGGCCCGGCTACCTGCACGGCCCCGACCTGCCCGGCTTCCTCGGCGGCGCGCTCGTGGTGGCCTTCCCCTCGCGGGGCGAGGGCTTCGGGCTGCCGGTGCTGGAGGCCATGGCCTGCGGCGCGCCCGTGCTCACCACTCACCGCTCCTCGCTGCCCGAGGTCGGCGGCGACGCGGTGGCCTACACTGAGCCCGACGCAGACAGCATCGCCACGGCGCTCGGCCAGCTCCTCGCCTCCGCCGAGCGGAGGAAGCAGCTCCAGGAGGCCGGTCTGGCGAGAGCCCGCGAGTTCACGTGGGACGCCTCGGCGGAGGCGCACCTCAGCTCCTATCAACGCGCGATCGAATAG
- the cofD gene encoding 2-phospho-L-lactate transferase — protein sequence MHIVSLAGGIGGARFLRGLRATEPDATITVIGNTGDDITLFGLRVCPDLDTVMYTLGGGIDEEQGWGRAKESHVVKEELAAYGVEPQWFGLGDRDFATHIVRSQMLEAGYPLSQITQALCARWQPGVRLLPMTDDRCETHVVIEDERGRRAVHFQEWWVRLRASVPARSFALVGVDTAKPAPGVLDAIRQADVVILPPSNPVVSIGTILQVPGIREALLPKTVVGVSPIIGGAPVRGMADACLTAIGVETTAQAVLELYGADLVDGWLVAEEDSGVALDGVRVVSRPILMHDAEAAAGIARTALDLALELSR from the coding sequence ATGCACATCGTGTCACTCGCCGGCGGCATCGGCGGCGCCCGTTTCCTGCGCGGCCTGCGCGCCACCGAGCCGGACGCCACCATCACCGTGATCGGCAACACGGGCGACGACATCACGCTGTTCGGGCTGCGGGTCTGCCCCGACCTCGACACCGTCATGTACACCCTGGGCGGCGGCATCGACGAGGAGCAGGGCTGGGGCCGGGCCAAGGAGTCCCACGTGGTCAAGGAGGAGCTGGCCGCGTACGGCGTGGAGCCGCAGTGGTTCGGGCTCGGCGACCGCGACTTCGCCACCCACATCGTGCGCTCGCAGATGCTGGAGGCCGGCTATCCCCTGTCGCAGATCACCCAGGCGCTGTGCGCGCGCTGGCAGCCCGGCGTGCGCCTGCTGCCGATGACCGACGACCGCTGCGAGACGCACGTGGTGATCGAGGACGAGCGCGGCAGGCGCGCGGTGCACTTCCAGGAGTGGTGGGTGCGGCTGCGCGCCTCGGTGCCGGCGCGGTCGTTCGCGCTGGTGGGGGTCGACACCGCCAAGCCCGCGCCGGGCGTGCTCGACGCGATCAGGCAGGCCGACGTCGTCATCCTGCCGCCGTCCAACCCGGTGGTCAGCATCGGGACGATCCTCCAGGTCCCGGGCATCCGCGAGGCGCTGCTGCCCAAGACCGTCGTCGGCGTGTCGCCGATCATCGGCGGGGCGCCGGTGCGCGGCATGGCCGACGCCTGCCTGACGGCCATCGGCGTGGAGACCACCGCGCAGGCGGTGCTGGAGCTGTACGGCGCCGACCTCGTCGACGGCTGGCTCGTGGCCGAGGAGGACTCCGGCGTCGCGCTCGACGGCGTGCGGGTCGTGTCCCGCCCGATCCTCATGCATGACGCCGAGGCCGCCGCCGGCATCGCCCGTACCGCCCTCGACCTGGCCCTGGAGCTGTCCCGATGA
- a CDS encoding lytic polysaccharide monooxygenase — translation MRRMLTLVAVAVIAVAATVFNTGPALAHGYVNAPPSRQANCAAGKVPDCGNIIYEPQSVEGPKGLRTCNANLSQFAQLNDDSKPWPVASVGTTVTFTWTFTARHATANYEYYIGNTRVAVFDGGGQQPPATVSHTVNLSGFTGRQKVLAIWNISDTTNAFYSCIDLQVGGGGNPSPTPTPTVTPTRTPTPTPTATPTTSPSGTWRAGVAYAVGNTVTYNGVTYRCIQAHTSLAGWEPPNVPALWQRV, via the coding sequence ATGCGAAGGATGCTCACGTTAGTCGCCGTGGCGGTGATCGCCGTCGCCGCCACGGTCTTCAACACCGGCCCCGCCCTGGCCCACGGGTACGTCAACGCGCCGCCCAGCCGCCAGGCCAACTGCGCGGCCGGCAAGGTGCCCGACTGCGGCAACATCATCTACGAGCCGCAGAGCGTCGAGGGCCCGAAGGGGCTGCGCACCTGCAACGCCAACCTGTCGCAGTTCGCCCAGCTCAACGACGACAGCAAGCCGTGGCCGGTCGCCTCGGTGGGCACCACGGTCACCTTCACCTGGACGTTCACCGCCCGGCACGCCACGGCCAACTACGAGTACTACATCGGCAACACCCGGGTCGCCGTGTTCGACGGAGGCGGGCAGCAACCGCCCGCGACGGTCTCGCACACGGTCAACCTGTCCGGCTTCACCGGCCGCCAGAAGGTCCTCGCGATCTGGAACATCTCCGACACCACCAACGCCTTCTACTCCTGCATCGACCTCCAGGTCGGCGGCGGCGGCAACCCCAGCCCGACGCCCACCCCGACCGTGACCCCGACCCGCACGCCCACCCCCACCCCGACCGCCACGCCCACCACCAGCCCGTCCGGCACGTGGCGCGCCGGCGTCGCCTACGCGGTCGGGAACACCGTCACCTACAACGGGGTGACCTACCGCTGCATCCAGGCCCACACCTCCCTGGCCGGCTGGGAGCCGCCCAACGTCCCGGCCCTCTGGCAGCGCGTCTGA
- a CDS encoding bifunctional FO biosynthesis protein CofGH yields MDLVNDSALRRALARARDGKTLDVTEASVLLHARDEHLDALLDHATRVRDAGLAAAGRPGVITYSRKVFIPLTRLCRDRCGYCTFATAPHKLEAPFLSPDEVLDIARQGAAMGCKEALFTLGDRPEDRWHQAREWLDAHGYDDTLSYVRAMAIRVLEETGLLPHLNPGVMGWRDLQRLKPVAPSMGMMLETTSRRLFEEKGQPHYGSPDKDPAVRLRVLEDAGRSNVPFTTGILIGIGETVRDRAESIFAIRRVAREYGGIQEVIVQNFRAKPDTAMRGMPDADLQELAATIAVTRLLLGPKVRVQAPPNLVDAEYELMIRAGIDDWGGVSPLTPDHVNPERPWPQIDDLAARTAAAGFALRERLTIYPEYVLAGEPWLDPRLSAHVAALADPATGLAREDAVPEGRPWQEPDGGFVPAGRVDLHVEVDTDGRTHDRREDFDHVYGDWEALKDRLGAAVPTTPGDLRQALRRAASDPAGLTDDEAVTLLGADGEALEELAAIADDLRRQAAGDDVTYVVNRNINFTNVCYTGCRFCAFAQRRTDADAYTLSLEQVADRAQEAWEAGATEVCMQGGIHPDLPGAAYFDIAKAVKERTPDMHVHAFSPMEVINGASRTNLSIRAWLEAAKEAGVDSLPGTAAEILDDDVRWVLTKGKLPTKEWIEVITTAHRVGIPTTSTMMYGHVDDHLHWVRHIKLIRRLQEETGGFSEFVLLPFVHTSAPIYLAGIARPGPTARENRAVHALARILLHGAIGNIQCSWVKLQDDLCRQVLQGGVNDLGGTLMEETISRMAGSENGSYKTISELRAMAEVTGRPVRQRTTGYGVPSAERLAASAASDGVCGSVRRVLPIVQ; encoded by the coding sequence ATGGATCTGGTCAACGATTCCGCGCTCCGCCGTGCTCTCGCCCGCGCCCGCGACGGCAAGACCCTCGACGTCACCGAGGCGAGTGTGCTGCTGCACGCGCGGGACGAGCACCTCGACGCCCTCCTCGACCACGCCACCCGGGTGCGTGACGCCGGCCTCGCCGCCGCCGGCCGCCCCGGGGTCATCACCTACAGCAGAAAGGTCTTCATCCCGCTGACCAGGTTGTGCCGGGACCGGTGCGGCTACTGCACGTTCGCCACCGCGCCGCACAAGCTGGAGGCGCCGTTCCTCAGCCCGGACGAGGTGCTGGACATCGCCCGGCAGGGGGCGGCGATGGGCTGCAAGGAGGCGTTGTTCACGCTGGGGGACCGGCCGGAGGACCGCTGGCACCAGGCCCGCGAGTGGCTGGACGCCCACGGCTACGACGACACGCTGTCGTACGTGCGGGCCATGGCGATCCGCGTGCTGGAGGAGACCGGCCTGCTGCCGCACCTCAACCCGGGGGTGATGGGCTGGCGGGACCTCCAGCGGCTCAAGCCCGTCGCGCCGTCCATGGGAATGATGCTGGAGACGACGTCGCGGCGGCTGTTCGAGGAGAAGGGGCAGCCCCACTACGGCTCGCCGGACAAGGACCCGGCGGTGCGGCTGCGGGTGCTGGAGGACGCCGGGCGCAGCAACGTGCCGTTCACCACGGGCATCCTCATCGGCATCGGCGAGACCGTGCGGGACCGCGCCGAGTCGATCTTCGCGATCCGCCGGGTGGCCCGCGAGTACGGCGGCATCCAGGAGGTGATCGTGCAGAACTTCCGCGCCAAGCCGGACACGGCGATGCGCGGCATGCCGGACGCCGACCTCCAGGAGCTGGCCGCCACCATCGCCGTGACCCGCCTGCTGCTCGGCCCGAAGGTCCGGGTGCAGGCCCCGCCGAACCTGGTGGACGCCGAGTACGAGCTGATGATCCGGGCCGGCATCGACGACTGGGGCGGCGTCTCCCCGCTCACCCCCGACCACGTCAACCCCGAGCGGCCCTGGCCGCAGATCGACGACCTGGCCGCCCGCACCGCCGCCGCCGGGTTCGCGCTGCGCGAGCGGCTGACCATCTACCCCGAGTACGTGCTGGCCGGCGAGCCCTGGCTGGACCCGCGCCTGTCCGCGCACGTGGCCGCGCTCGCCGACCCGGCGACCGGGCTGGCCCGCGAGGACGCCGTGCCGGAGGGCCGCCCGTGGCAGGAGCCCGACGGCGGCTTCGTCCCGGCCGGCCGCGTGGACCTGCACGTCGAGGTGGACACCGACGGGCGCACGCACGACCGGCGGGAGGACTTCGACCACGTCTACGGCGACTGGGAGGCGCTGAAGGACCGCCTCGGCGCGGCCGTCCCGACGACGCCGGGCGACCTCCGGCAGGCGCTGCGCCGGGCCGCGAGCGACCCGGCCGGGCTCACCGACGACGAGGCCGTGACGCTGCTCGGCGCGGACGGCGAGGCCCTGGAGGAGCTGGCCGCCATCGCCGACGACCTGCGGCGGCAGGCGGCCGGCGACGACGTGACGTACGTGGTCAACCGGAACATCAACTTCACCAACGTCTGCTACACCGGCTGCCGGTTCTGCGCGTTCGCGCAGCGCCGCACGGACGCCGACGCGTACACGCTGAGCCTGGAGCAGGTGGCCGACCGGGCGCAGGAGGCGTGGGAGGCCGGCGCGACCGAGGTGTGCATGCAGGGCGGCATCCACCCCGACCTGCCGGGCGCCGCGTACTTCGACATCGCGAAGGCGGTCAAGGAGCGCACGCCGGACATGCACGTGCACGCCTTCTCCCCGATGGAGGTCATCAACGGCGCGAGCCGGACGAACCTGTCGATCCGCGCGTGGCTGGAGGCCGCCAAGGAGGCCGGGGTCGACTCGCTGCCCGGCACGGCGGCCGAGATCCTCGACGACGACGTGCGCTGGGTGCTCACCAAGGGCAAGCTGCCGACCAAGGAGTGGATCGAGGTGATCACCACCGCCCACCGGGTCGGCATCCCGACGACGTCCACGATGATGTACGGGCACGTGGACGACCACCTCCACTGGGTGCGGCACATCAAGCTGATCAGGCGGCTGCAGGAGGAGACCGGCGGGTTCTCGGAGTTCGTGCTGCTGCCGTTCGTGCACACCAGCGCCCCGATCTACCTGGCCGGCATCGCCCGCCCCGGGCCCACCGCGCGCGAGAACCGCGCCGTGCACGCCCTGGCCAGGATCCTGCTGCACGGCGCGATCGGCAACATCCAGTGCTCGTGGGTCAAGCTCCAGGACGACCTGTGCCGGCAGGTGCTCCAGGGCGGCGTGAACGACCTCGGCGGCACGCTCATGGAGGAGACCATCAGCCGCATGGCGGGCTCGGAGAACGGCTCGTACAAGACGATCAGCGAGCTGCGGGCGATGGCCGAGGTCACCGGGCGGCCGGTGCGGCAGCGCACCACCGGGTACGGCGTGCCCTCGGCCGAGCGGCTGGCGGCCTCGGCGGCCAGCGACGGCGTGTGCGGGAGCGTGCGGCGGGTGCTGCCGATCGTCCAGTAG
- a CDS encoding nucleotidyltransferase family protein → MPDLEAILLVGGQGTRLRPLTLGTPKPLLPTAGVPFLAHQLARARSFGVRRIVFATSYKAAMFEPAFGDGAAFGLSLEYMTEETPLGTGGAIRNAAEALGAGPSDPVLILNGDILSGHDIGEQVRLHRERGAAVTLHLTEVDDPSRFGCVPTDDAGRVTAFLEKTPDPVTNRINAGCYVFTRSVIDTIPKDEVVSVERETFPGLIEAGELVLGYATRTYWLDVGTPAAYVQGSRDLVLGRLRSPAVPGPTGEHLALPGASVSPSAKVEGGTAVGARAVVEAGAAVIGSVLSDDCVVEAGALVADSVVGKGARVCAGTVVRDAVIGDGAVVGPHNELQNGVRVWPGVELPERAVRYSSDV, encoded by the coding sequence TTGCCAGACCTCGAGGCGATCCTCCTGGTCGGGGGGCAGGGCACGCGCCTGCGTCCGCTGACACTGGGCACGCCCAAACCGCTGCTGCCGACGGCCGGCGTGCCGTTCCTCGCCCACCAGCTCGCCCGGGCGCGATCGTTCGGCGTGCGCCGGATCGTCTTCGCGACCTCGTACAAGGCGGCCATGTTCGAGCCCGCCTTCGGCGACGGGGCGGCCTTCGGGCTCTCGCTGGAGTACATGACGGAGGAGACGCCCCTCGGCACCGGCGGAGCCATCCGCAACGCCGCCGAGGCGCTCGGCGCGGGCCCGTCCGACCCCGTGCTCATCCTCAACGGCGACATCCTGTCCGGGCACGACATCGGCGAGCAGGTGCGCCTGCACCGCGAGCGCGGCGCCGCTGTAACGCTCCATCTGACCGAGGTCGACGATCCGTCGCGCTTCGGCTGCGTGCCGACCGACGACGCCGGCCGGGTCACGGCCTTCCTGGAGAAGACCCCCGACCCGGTCACCAACCGCATCAACGCCGGCTGCTACGTCTTCACCCGCTCGGTCATCGACACGATCCCGAAGGACGAGGTCGTGTCGGTGGAGCGGGAGACGTTCCCCGGGCTCATCGAGGCGGGCGAGCTGGTGCTCGGCTACGCCACCCGCACCTACTGGCTCGACGTCGGCACCCCGGCGGCGTACGTGCAGGGCTCGCGCGACCTCGTGCTCGGCCGGCTGCGATCCCCGGCGGTGCCCGGGCCGACCGGCGAGCACCTGGCGCTGCCCGGCGCCAGCGTGTCGCCGTCGGCCAAGGTCGAGGGCGGCACCGCGGTCGGCGCGCGGGCGGTGGTCGAGGCCGGGGCCGCGGTCATCGGCTCGGTGCTGAGCGACGACTGCGTGGTCGAGGCGGGCGCGCTGGTCGCCGACTCGGTGGTGGGCAAGGGCGCCCGCGTCTGCGCGGGCACGGTGGTGCGCGACGCGGTGATCGGCGACGGCGCCGTGGTCGGGCCGCACAACGAGCTGCAGAACGGCGTGCGCGTCTGGCCCGGGGTCGAGCTGCCCGAACGGGCGGTGCGCTACTCCAGCGACGTCTGA
- a CDS encoding substrate-binding and VWA domain-containing protein, translated as MRLGRHRAALSPEQRRSRALRRGMLAGLAAVAIVAAALTVVLGGAGALCSTREPVLVSVAAAVDVAPAVMEAAGRFNDTKTSTGGRCVLVQVTEQPPATVLRTLIGDRAGVLRERPDGWIADSSAWIRLARQQGASSLPAGESVVATSPLVFATRASLAQRFSVGRTEMNWRMVFPSTVRGRLTPTADEPDVVRVPDPSLAGAGIATVAAARDVVGTGPEADKALTAFVRWAQAGSAPDYRSMLAAVDDRTFWRRPVVIVPEQSVRNHNLRPSADPVVALHPREGTIELDYPYVVTATDPVVAEASTLFADWLKGPQAQEIVRRAGFRSGDGKQGPISPGPQIPAAEPRVRTSVTPQDIDEALLAWSRLAPPTNILVLADTSKHMAEPLKGSTRVQVALEAAKIGLRLFPESTHMGLWEFADGLGQVKGYRELVGLGPINEPETGQVIRRSRLDEATSTLTAHPKRDSSLYDAVLSGFRRMTGEYREEMNNSLLVITAGKDDGKGVDLTRLVDTLRREWRPDRPVQIVVIAFGNGVDRGALGQIAAVTNGSLHEAQRPDEIIDVFLAALARRLCHPTCKPTP; from the coding sequence GTGCGGTTGGGTCGGCATCGCGCCGCGCTGTCCCCCGAGCAGCGGCGCAGTAGGGCGCTGCGCAGGGGCATGCTGGCCGGGCTGGCGGCGGTGGCCATCGTGGCCGCCGCGCTGACCGTGGTGCTCGGCGGCGCCGGAGCGTTGTGCTCCACGCGGGAGCCAGTCCTGGTGAGCGTCGCGGCGGCGGTCGACGTCGCCCCGGCGGTCATGGAGGCGGCCGGGCGCTTCAACGACACCAAGACGTCCACGGGCGGCCGGTGCGTGCTGGTCCAGGTGACCGAGCAGCCGCCGGCCACCGTCCTCCGCACCCTCATCGGCGACCGGGCGGGCGTGCTGCGCGAACGTCCTGACGGCTGGATCGCCGACTCCTCGGCCTGGATCCGGCTCGCCCGCCAGCAGGGGGCCAGCTCGCTGCCGGCCGGGGAGAGCGTGGTCGCCACGTCGCCGCTGGTGTTCGCCACGCGGGCGTCGCTGGCGCAGCGCTTCTCCGTCGGCCGGACGGAGATGAACTGGCGGATGGTGTTCCCGTCCACGGTGCGTGGGCGGCTCACGCCCACGGCCGACGAGCCCGACGTCGTCCGCGTCCCCGACCCCTCGCTGGCCGGGGCGGGCATCGCGACCGTGGCCGCCGCCCGGGACGTCGTCGGCACCGGGCCCGAGGCCGACAAGGCCCTGACCGCGTTCGTGCGCTGGGCGCAGGCCGGCTCGGCGCCCGACTACCGCAGCATGCTGGCCGCCGTGGACGACCGCACGTTCTGGCGGCGGCCCGTCGTCATCGTGCCCGAGCAGTCGGTGCGGAACCACAACCTGCGGCCCTCCGCCGACCCGGTCGTGGCGCTGCACCCGCGCGAGGGCACGATCGAGCTCGACTACCCGTACGTCGTCACCGCCACCGACCCGGTCGTGGCGGAGGCGTCCACCCTGTTCGCCGACTGGCTGAAGGGGCCGCAGGCGCAGGAGATCGTGCGGCGGGCCGGCTTCAGGTCGGGCGACGGCAAGCAGGGGCCGATCTCGCCGGGGCCGCAGATCCCGGCCGCCGAGCCCAGGGTGCGCACGTCCGTCACGCCGCAGGACATCGACGAGGCGCTGCTCGCCTGGAGCCGGCTCGCCCCGCCCACCAATATCCTCGTGCTCGCCGACACCAGCAAGCACATGGCCGAGCCGCTCAAGGGCAGCACCCGGGTGCAGGTGGCGCTGGAGGCCGCCAAGATCGGGCTGCGGCTCTTCCCCGAGTCCACCCACATGGGGCTGTGGGAGTTCGCGGACGGGCTCGGCCAGGTCAAGGGCTACCGGGAGCTGGTCGGGCTCGGCCCCATCAACGAGCCCGAGACCGGCCAGGTCATCCGGCGCAGCCGCCTCGACGAGGCCACCTCCACCCTCACCGCCCATCCGAAACGCGACAGCTCGCTCTACGACGCCGTCCTCAGCGGCTTCCGGCGGATGACCGGCGAGTACCGGGAGGAGATGAACAACTCGCTGCTGGTGATCACGGCGGGCAAGGACGACGGCAAGGGCGTCGACCTGACGCGGCTCGTCGACACCCTGCGCCGCGAATGGCGGCCGGACCGGCCGGTGCAGATCGTCGTCATCGCCTTCGGCAACGGGGTGGACCGGGGGGCGCTCGGGCAGATCGCGGCCGTCACCAACGGGTCGCTGCACGAGGCGCAGCGGCCGGACGAGATCATCGACGTCTTCCTCGCCGCCCTCGCCCGCCGCCTCTGCCACCCCACCTGCAAACCCACCCCGTAA